CGACGGTTATACGGCCACCACCGAGACCGCCGACGGTGTGGTCACCGTGCGCGTCCTGGCCGCCGACGGGGAGCTCGCCGCGCGCGGTCAGATCGGTCTGACGGATGCCGCCTGCGTCTTCGACCAGATCGTCACCGAGGAGGCGCACCAGCGCCTCGGCCTCGGCACCCTCGTGATGGGCGCACTCACCGACGCGGCCATCGAGAGCGGTGCGGCCACCGGCCTCCTGGGCGCGACCGTCGCGGGCCGGGCGCTCTACGAAACGCTCGACTGGAAGGCCCTCGCACCGCTGACCGGCTTCCTCCACAAGCCCGTCGCTCCCTGAACCACGACCCGCGTTCCGCGTCCCGGACGGCGCGGTGCGCCGGGGACGCGGGTCGCGGCGGGGCGGGCCGGGAGTCAGGCGCTCTCGATGGACTTTTGGAACTCCCGCGCCATCTG
This Streptomyces sp. NBC_01283 DNA region includes the following protein-coding sequences:
- a CDS encoding GNAT family N-acetyltransferase, translating into MGELARAWVEGWTVSRRTPKPVDEPWGLSIQVGLPTQTVRHVLLDADTGTARELIGSVTEPATCIKAFLEPDVMEPWFPPEWEPTDPGFLMAVDLRPSPVRAPDGYTATTETADGVVTVRVLAADGELAARGQIGLTDAACVFDQIVTEEAHQRLGLGTLVMGALTDAAIESGAATGLLGATVAGRALYETLDWKALAPLTGFLHKPVAP